The Arachis hypogaea cultivar Tifrunner chromosome 16, arahy.Tifrunner.gnm2.J5K5, whole genome shotgun sequence genome contains a region encoding:
- the LOC112758590 gene encoding probable inactive purple acid phosphatase 29: MNYTAAALAILCWLCICTPKEAEGADKKLRFGKNGEFKILQVADMHFADGKKTRCLDVLPSQYRSCTDLNTTSFIQRMILAEKPDLIVFTGDNIFGFDSSDSAKSMDAAFAPAIASNIPWVAILGNHDQEGSLSREGVMKYIVSMKNTLSQVNPPQVHLIDGFGNYNLQVGGVQGSAFGNKSVLNLYFLDSGDYSKVPFIPGYGWIKPSQQLWFQRTSEKLQKEYKKAPLPQKQSAPGLAYFHIPLPEYGSFDSSNFTGVKQEPISSASVNSGFFTTLVEAGDVKAVFTGHDHVNDFCGQLTGIHLCYAGGFGYHAYGKAGWSRRARVVVANLEKTENGAWQDVKSIKTWKRLDDRHLTKIDGQVLWSNSFSGNRRKKHDGGS; encoded by the exons ATGAATTACACTGCTGCTGCGTTGGCCATACTGTGTTGGCTTTGCATCTGCACACCGAAGGAGGCAGAGGGAGCTGACAAGAAGCTTCGGTTTGGGAAAAATGGAGAGTTCAAGATTTTACAGGTTGCAGATATGCACTTCGCCGACGGCAAGAAAACCCGCTGCCTCGACGTCTTGCCTTCTCAATATCGTTCCTGCACTGACCTCAACACCACTTCCTTCATTCAAAGGATGATTCTGGCTGAGAAACCCGACCTTATTGTCTTCACTGGGGATAATATCTTTGGATTTGATTCCTCCGATTCGGCTAAATCAATGGATGCCGCATTTGCTCCTGCAATTGCTTCCAACATTCCCTGGGTCGCTATTCTCGGCAACCACGATCAGGAAGGATCCCTTTCCAGGGAGGGAGTCATGAAATACATTGTTTCCATGAAAAACACTTTATCTCAAGTCAATCCTCCGCAAGTACACCTTATTGACGGTTTCGGCAACTATAACCTACAAGTTGGAGGCGTTCAAGGCTCTGCTTTTGGAAATAAGTCGGTGCTCAATTTGTACTTTCTTGATAGTGGAGATTACTCAAAGGTTCCTTTCATTCCTGGCTATGGTTGGATCAAACCCTCGCAGCAGCTTTGGTTCCAAAGAACATCTGAAAAGCTTCAG AAAGAATACAAGAAGGCACCACTGCCTCAGAAACAGTCTGCTCCTGGTCTTGCATACTTTCACATCCCATTGCCTGAATATGGTAGCTTTGACTCATCAAACTTTACAGGTGTGAAGCAAGAACCGATTAGCTCTGCTTCTGTCAATTCTGGCTTCTTCACAACACTGGTTGAAGCAGGAGACGTGAAGGCTGTTTTCACTGGCCACGATCACGTGAATGACTTCTGTGGCCAGTTAACTGGTATACACCTTTGTTATGCCGGGGGATTCGGATATCATGCTTACGGGAAAGCTGGTTGGTCAAGGAGAGCAAGAGTAGTGGTTGCTAACTTGGAGAAAACAGAGAATGGTGCTTGGCAAGATGTCAAGTCTATTAAAACATGGAAACGCCTCGATGATCGACATCTTACAAAAATTGATGGTCAGGTCTTATGGAGCAACAGTTTTTCTG GGAACCGCAGGAAGAAGCATGATGGTGGCTCTTAA
- the LOC112758593 gene encoding uncharacterized protein, with protein sequence MLQRWRRAFTPLCKAGSLNVVSGATGTRHSYARVAAAPPLPTKDKPFTPQPPLVNLDKMFWSAPCSLALPPDSPRRVEEPNYQGIKRFILKLMLFYSKQSKSIRGANVVYRRIISQVDKPPIYEVFNLEKTFKTTFSLLVLHMWLCLRRLKQEGKEGVEFGQYLYEIYNHDVELRVSKAGVNLLLTKWMKDLEKIFYGNIVAYDTAMLPEAKPSDLATVLWRNIFSDDGSSMPDAGASQLVNAMARYARREVSCMTLTDKEALFSGNFMFTPLKHESQSAKAHQ encoded by the exons ATGTTGCAAAGATGGAGAAGAGCATTTACTCCTTTATGCAAGGCTGGATCTCTGAATGTTGTTTCTGGTGCCACTGGGACACGCCATAGCTACGCCAGGGTTGCTGCGGCTCCTCCACTACCCACCAAAGACAAACCTTTCACCCCCCAACCGCCACTG GTAAACTTAGACAAAATGTTTTGGTCTGCGCCCTGTTCATTGGCCCTGCCCCCGGATTCACCACGAAGAGTTGAAGAACCAAATTATCAAGGCATCAAGCGTTTCATTCTAAAACTCATGCTATTTTATAGTAAGCAGAGCAAGTCAATTCGAGGGGCTAATGTCGTATACCGAAGAATCATTTCGCAAGTTGATAAACCTCCGATTTATGAAG TGTTTAACCTGGAGAAAACATTCAAAACAACGTTCTCTTTACTAGTACTTCATATGTGGCTATGTTTGCGTCGCTTGAAACAAGAGGGGAAGGAGGGTGTTGAATTTGGGCAGTACCTTTACGAGATATACAATCATGATGTGGAGCTGAGAGTGTCCAAAGCTGGA GTTAACCTCCTGTTGACTAAGTGGATGAAAGATCTGGAGAAGATATTTTACGGGAACATCGTTGCTTATGACACTGCAATGCTTCCAGAGGCTAAACCTAGTGATCTTGCTACTGTTTTATGGAG GAATATTTTCTCTGATGATGGTTCATCAATGCCAGATGCTGGTGCTTCTCAGTTGGTGAAT GCAATGGCCAGGTATGCTCGTCGGGAAGTAAGTTGCATGACTTTAACAG ATAAAGAAGCATTGTTTTCAGGAAATTTCATGTTTACCCCTTTGAAGCATGAGAGCCAAAGTGCAAAGGCACATCAGTGA
- the LOC112758591 gene encoding uncharacterized protein C594.04c — translation MGNVKNIIIAFLAPLPSILFYLSFLNHYHYSPTSHHPSLWKWCYDHPLLLANVLFFFNINVLFWLVALLQSSHWMIDPYWTVIPVILVHYYASHPVAQYDWWRSRILIVLTWVWSMRLLHNYLRRENWQWGQRQDWRFTEMARQYGTHWWWASFFAIYLPHQIFLIALSLPMYVVHSSVDQPLTMWDMVALLLCVSGIAIAFLADTQLHNFVKLREGGEAVVPVLETGLWYYSRHPNYFGEQVWWWGVFVFAWSMGHGWTFVGAFSNSMCLAYVTKLVEDRMLKQGYRTEAYTLYQRTTSVWVPWFKSHHLKTKNA, via the exons ATGGGTAATGTGAAGAATATCATCATAGCGTTCTTGGCACCCCTTCCATCCATCCTCTTCTACCTCTCATTCCTCAACCACTATCACTACTCACCGACTTCACACCATCCATCTCTCTGGAAATGGTGCTATGACCACCCTCTCCTGTTAGCAAATGTGCTCTTCTTTTTCAACATCAACGTCCTCTTCTGGCTCGTTGCTCTCCTCCAGTCCAGCCACTGG ATGATTGACCCGTATTGGACAGTGATACCGGTGATTCTTGTTCATTACTACGCATCTCACCCTGTGGCTCAATATGATTGGTGGAGGTCGAGGATCCTGATCGTGTTGACATGGGTGTGGAGTATGAGGCTCCTTCACAACTACTTGAGGCGAGAGAATTGGCAATGGGGTCAGAGGCAGGATTGGCGCTTCACTGAAATGGCCCGCCAATACGGAACCCATTGGTGGTGGGCTTCCTTCTTCGCCATCTACCTTCCTCACCAGATCTTTCTCATTGCATTATCCCTCCCCATGTATGTTGTCCACTCCTCCGTGGATCAGCCTCTCACCATGTGGGACATGGTAGCGCTTCTTCTCTGTGTATCCGGCATTGCCATCGCCTTCCTTGCAGACACACAGCTCCACAACTTTGTGAAGCTAAGAGAAGGTGGCGAAGCAGTGGTTCCTGTCCTTGAGACTGGGCTGTGGTATTATTCACGCCATCCGAATTACTTCGGGGAGCAGGTGTGGTGGTGGGGGGTATTTGTGTTTGCGTGGAGCATGGGACATGGATGGACCTTTGTAGGAGCATTCAGCAATAGCATGTGCTTGGCTTATGTCACAAAGCTTGTGGAGGATCGAATGCTGAAGCAAGGTTACAGAACAGAGGCTTATACCCTTTATCAGCGCACAACTTCGGTTTGGGTCCCTTGGTTCAAGTCCCACCACCTTAAAACTAAGAATGCTTGA